A genome region from Arthrobacter sp. SLBN-100 includes the following:
- a CDS encoding heavy metal translocating P-type ATPase gives MSNQDLLHQPGSRVVELDIEGMTCASCVNRVEKKLGKLEGVQALVNLPLESAHVTVPAGITNEQLVDTVNAAGYKAKIRQPTPAPEAAPPPVNLRPRLILAALLTVPVFLISMVPAFQFPQWGWAAAALALPVVTWAAWPFHRAAAINARHFASTMDTLVSIGVAAAYLFSAWQLVADPLLTQHPGMEGMEQGGLYFEVAAVVTTFLLLGRHLEANAKQKAGDALHALLSLGAKDATILDDGRERRVPAELLQAGDVLVVRPGEKIATDGIVSDGTSAVDASLVTGESVPVEVGPGSRVTGATINTSGRLLVKATRVGSETTLAQMARLVSQAQTGKAPIARLADRISAVFVPVVLAVAALTFVLWLLFAGPEASGGGLRAAFTAAVAVLVIACPCALGLATPVGLLTGTGRGAQLGILIKGPQVLEDTRTVDTILLDKTGTVTTGALAVDSTLAFAGFEEREVLRLAGAVEAASEHPVARAIAAAAQEAAADRPTAHDNGHLPAVQGFRSAPGGGVAGTVGCRQVTAGRTGWLEHNGITITSKQAQAQAAAEATGATATWVAVDGTVAGIISLRDTVKPGSAAAVERMKALGLRPLLLTGDNAAVAAQVAAAVGIDPADVYAGVLPEGKVEVVKTLQAGGATVAMAGDGVNDAAALAQADLGIAMGSGTDVAIEAADLTVMGNDLSQVVQAIELSRRTLATIKTNLFWAFFYNAVGIPVAALGLLNPMIAGAAMAASSVLVVANSLRLRNFGMKA, from the coding sequence ATGAGCAACCAGGATCTACTCCACCAGCCCGGAAGCAGGGTGGTGGAGCTCGACATCGAAGGCATGACGTGCGCCTCCTGCGTCAACCGGGTGGAGAAGAAGCTCGGCAAGCTCGAAGGAGTGCAGGCCCTGGTCAACCTCCCCCTGGAATCCGCCCATGTCACTGTGCCGGCAGGCATCACCAACGAGCAGTTGGTGGACACGGTTAACGCGGCCGGTTACAAAGCCAAGATCCGCCAACCCACCCCCGCGCCGGAGGCTGCACCGCCGCCGGTAAACCTGCGCCCGCGCCTGATCCTGGCCGCCCTCTTGACGGTGCCCGTGTTCCTGATCTCCATGGTCCCCGCGTTCCAGTTCCCGCAGTGGGGCTGGGCGGCCGCGGCGCTGGCCCTGCCCGTGGTCACCTGGGCTGCCTGGCCATTCCACCGCGCGGCCGCCATCAACGCCCGCCACTTTGCGTCGACCATGGACACTCTGGTGTCGATCGGTGTCGCCGCCGCGTACCTGTTCTCCGCCTGGCAGCTGGTCGCCGATCCCCTGTTGACCCAGCACCCCGGCATGGAGGGAATGGAGCAGGGCGGCCTGTACTTTGAGGTGGCAGCCGTTGTCACCACGTTCCTGCTCCTGGGCCGCCACCTTGAGGCCAACGCCAAGCAGAAGGCCGGCGACGCCCTGCACGCCCTCCTGAGCCTGGGTGCGAAGGATGCCACCATATTGGATGACGGCAGGGAACGGAGGGTTCCCGCGGAACTGCTCCAGGCGGGCGACGTGCTGGTGGTCCGTCCCGGCGAGAAGATTGCCACTGACGGCATAGTCAGCGACGGGACGTCTGCCGTTGACGCCTCCTTGGTGACCGGCGAATCGGTGCCGGTGGAGGTTGGACCGGGCAGCCGGGTCACCGGCGCAACCATCAATACGTCCGGCCGCCTGCTGGTCAAGGCCACCCGCGTGGGTTCGGAAACCACCCTGGCGCAGATGGCGCGCCTCGTGTCCCAGGCACAGACGGGCAAGGCTCCCATCGCCCGCCTCGCAGACCGCATCAGCGCCGTGTTCGTTCCCGTGGTCCTGGCCGTCGCCGCACTCACCTTCGTCCTCTGGCTGCTCTTTGCAGGTCCCGAGGCCAGCGGCGGAGGGTTGCGCGCCGCCTTTACCGCCGCCGTCGCCGTCCTGGTGATCGCCTGCCCGTGCGCCCTGGGGCTTGCCACTCCCGTTGGCCTCCTGACCGGGACGGGACGGGGGGCCCAGTTGGGCATCCTCATCAAGGGCCCGCAGGTGCTGGAAGATACGCGAACCGTGGACACCATCCTGCTGGACAAGACCGGCACGGTCACCACCGGGGCGCTGGCAGTGGATTCCACCCTTGCCTTCGCAGGGTTTGAAGAGCGCGAGGTCCTAAGGCTGGCCGGCGCCGTCGAGGCAGCATCGGAACACCCGGTCGCCCGCGCCATCGCCGCTGCCGCCCAGGAAGCAGCCGCGGATCGACCAACGGCGCACGACAACGGACACCTGCCGGCGGTGCAGGGCTTCAGATCGGCGCCGGGCGGCGGCGTCGCGGGAACCGTTGGCTGCAGGCAGGTCACGGCCGGCCGCACCGGCTGGCTTGAGCACAACGGTATTACCATCACCTCCAAGCAGGCGCAGGCCCAGGCAGCGGCGGAAGCCACCGGCGCCACCGCTACCTGGGTGGCCGTGGACGGGACCGTTGCCGGCATCATCAGCCTTCGCGATACCGTCAAGCCCGGCTCAGCGGCGGCCGTCGAACGAATGAAAGCGCTGGGCCTGCGGCCCCTCCTGCTGACGGGAGACAACGCCGCCGTGGCCGCACAGGTGGCTGCCGCCGTCGGAATTGATCCGGCAGACGTTTACGCAGGCGTCTTGCCAGAGGGCAAGGTGGAAGTGGTGAAAACCCTGCAGGCTGGCGGCGCCACCGTGGCCATGGCCGGCGACGGGGTTAACGATGCTGCGGCCCTGGCGCAGGCTGATCTTGGCATTGCCATGGGATCCGGCACGGATGTAGCGATCGAGGCGGCCGATCTGACGGTGATGGGCAATGACCTCTCGCAGGTGGTCCAGGCCATCGAACTCTCCCGCAGGACCCTGGCCACCATCAAAACCAACCTGTTCTGGGCCTTCTTCTACAATGCCGTGGGCATTCCGGTGGCCGCCCTGGGCCTGCTCAACCCGATGATTGCCGGCGCCGCAATGGCGGCGAGCTCGGTCCTGGTGGTGGCCAACTCGCTGCGGTTGCGCAATTTCGGGATGAAGGCCTGA
- a CDS encoding DUF2277 domain-containing protein gives MCRNIRTLHNFEPHATSEEVHAAALQYVRKVSGSTKPSKANQEAFEEAVHEIAHITQHLLDALVTQAPPKDREAEAVKARARAAVRYGAA, from the coding sequence ATGTGCCGGAATATCCGAACCCTCCACAACTTTGAACCGCACGCCACCTCGGAGGAGGTGCATGCCGCGGCGTTGCAGTACGTGCGCAAGGTCAGCGGCAGCACCAAGCCGTCCAAGGCCAACCAGGAGGCCTTTGAAGAGGCAGTCCACGAGATCGCCCACATCACCCAGCACCTCCTGGATGCATTGGTAACGCAGGCTCCGCCCAAGGACCGGGAGGCCGAGGCCGTGAAGGCGAGGGCCCGTGCGGCCGTGCGGTACGGCGCCGCCTGA
- a CDS encoding WXG100 family type VII secretion target → MAIWGADVDQLRQLGSKLQAGATEIESQRNSLTNALTSTDWKGPDADRFRDQWTGEHTSMLNKVAEALRDAGQKARKNAEEQSSASHGQ, encoded by the coding sequence ATGGCTATTTGGGGTGCAGACGTTGACCAGCTTCGCCAGCTCGGCAGCAAGCTTCAGGCAGGTGCGACCGAGATCGAGTCGCAGCGCAATTCCCTCACGAACGCTTTGACCTCCACCGACTGGAAGGGACCTGACGCTGACAGGTTCCGCGACCAGTGGACCGGCGAGCACACCTCGATGCTGAACAAGGTTGCTGAAGCACTCAGGGACGCCGGCCAGAAGGCGAGGAAGAACGCTGAAGAGCAGTCCAGCGCTTCCCACGGCCAGTAG
- a CDS encoding EamA family transporter produces MPAAHNSTPTLGMQASKRSFLASGLGIALFSSAVFGTSGSFAKALLETGWSPGAAVAARLTGAALILAVPAVPALRGRWHQLRDNWMTILLFGLIGVAACQLFYFNAVARLSVGVALLLEYLAPVLIVLWIWAAGRKRPRVLTCGGTLLSLAGLILVLDLTGAVKIDSVGVLWGIAAAVCLAVYFFITAKENDSLPPIVLASGGLLVGAAVMWLSAATGLLPMTFSTADTALGPWVTPWWVSLAGLVILATVLAYVSGIMAARALGSKVASFVSLTEVLFAVIWAWLLLGELPGAIQLLGGALIVGGVILVRLDELGGAAVEPAGAGVAAPKAASPLEHANDVEPVP; encoded by the coding sequence ATGCCTGCCGCACACAACAGCACCCCGACGCTTGGGATGCAGGCCAGCAAGCGCAGCTTCCTCGCCTCCGGCCTGGGCATTGCGCTGTTCTCGTCCGCAGTCTTCGGCACCTCCGGATCCTTTGCCAAGGCTTTGCTGGAAACAGGATGGTCTCCGGGCGCAGCCGTGGCCGCCCGGCTCACCGGCGCAGCTTTGATCCTCGCCGTGCCGGCGGTTCCCGCGCTCCGTGGGCGCTGGCATCAACTCCGGGACAACTGGATGACCATCCTGCTCTTCGGGCTGATCGGCGTTGCGGCGTGCCAACTGTTCTACTTCAACGCGGTGGCCAGACTCTCGGTAGGTGTTGCGCTGCTGCTGGAATATCTGGCACCGGTGCTCATCGTGCTCTGGATCTGGGCAGCCGGCCGGAAGCGGCCCCGGGTGCTGACTTGCGGAGGAACGCTGCTTTCGCTCGCCGGCCTGATCCTGGTCCTTGATCTCACGGGCGCGGTCAAAATCGATTCTGTGGGTGTCCTCTGGGGCATCGCAGCCGCGGTCTGCCTTGCCGTCTACTTCTTTATCACCGCAAAGGAGAACGACTCGCTTCCGCCTATCGTCCTGGCCTCGGGAGGGCTCCTGGTAGGCGCCGCCGTGATGTGGCTCTCGGCAGCAACGGGACTGCTGCCCATGACCTTCAGCACTGCGGACACTGCGCTGGGCCCATGGGTCACGCCGTGGTGGGTATCGCTGGCGGGGCTGGTCATCCTGGCCACTGTGCTGGCGTACGTTTCGGGCATTATGGCGGCCCGGGCGCTGGGCTCCAAGGTGGCGTCCTTCGTGTCGCTGACCGAAGTCCTCTTTGCCGTTATCTGGGCGTGGCTGCTCCTGGGCGAACTTCCCGGCGCCATCCAACTCCTGGGCGGCGCGCTGATCGTCGGCGGCGTCATCCTGGTCCGGCTCGATGAACTCGGGGGCGCCGCAGTTGAGCCAGCAGGCGCGGGCGTGGCGGCACCCAAGGCGGCGTCCCCGCTGGAACACGCGAACGACGTCGAGCCCGTGCCTTAA
- a CDS encoding CGNR zinc finger domain-containing protein has translation MVFAPDTEVALRTVVNLINSAANGSEGLASTTDLDRFLAAEGFTGSRTRDDDELTSVRRLRRQLAELWTANEGSAVETVNRLLRDANALPQLVKHDDWDWHLHATTPEAPLVDRMSTEAAMALADVIRGKEMDRMRICESEDCDAAVLDLSRNRSKRYCDTGNCANRAHVAAYRARQAASA, from the coding sequence ATGGTTTTTGCCCCTGACACCGAGGTGGCCCTGCGCACCGTGGTTAACCTGATCAACTCGGCGGCAAACGGAAGTGAGGGACTCGCGTCCACGACGGACCTTGACCGGTTCCTGGCAGCTGAAGGATTCACGGGATCACGCACCCGGGATGACGACGAACTCACGAGCGTGCGCCGGCTTCGTCGACAACTCGCGGAGCTGTGGACGGCGAATGAAGGATCCGCCGTCGAGACCGTGAACCGCCTGCTGCGGGACGCCAATGCACTGCCGCAGTTAGTCAAGCATGACGACTGGGACTGGCATCTGCACGCCACCACCCCGGAGGCCCCGCTGGTGGACAGGATGAGCACCGAAGCCGCCATGGCCTTGGCGGACGTAATCCGCGGCAAGGAGATGGACCGGATGCGCATCTGCGAGTCGGAGGACTGCGATGCTGCGGTGCTGGACCTCAGCAGGAACCGGTCAAAGCGGTACTGCGATACAGGAAACTGTGCCAACCGGGCGCACGTGGCCGCCTATCGGGCCCGCCAGGCCGCATCGGCATAG
- a CDS encoding MATE family efflux transporter: MPHLPASAPAAPPKGHAREILRLAVPAFGALVAEPLFLLADSAIVGHLGVAQLAGVGLATAVLHTAVGLMVFLAYSTTPAVARAVGDGQPGKAMAAGRDGVWLALLLGTVLAVAGFLAADPLIGLLGADGEVRTFAVDYLRWSMPGLVAMLLIFAGTGLLRGLQDTRTPLVVATAGFALNIVLNLWLVYGLGWSVAGSAAGTSVAQWAMAAVYLVMVKRNAAVHGVSLLPSWSGIRSMTRVGSWLMLRTLSLRIAILATVLVVTAQGAVNLAAHQLAMTIFSFLAFALDALAIAAQALIGKELGASNPGKARLLTRTMTRWGLGFGVATGALLAAAAPWAGPLFTSDPEVQSVLAIALWVLAAGQPIAGYVFVLDGVLIGAGDAKYLALAGVVNLAVYVPLLIAVALSNALGAPGLGWLWAAFALGYMAARAITLGVRARSDRWMVLGSP; the protein is encoded by the coding sequence GTGCCCCACTTACCTGCTTCGGCGCCAGCCGCCCCACCGAAAGGACATGCCCGCGAGATCCTTCGGCTGGCAGTTCCCGCCTTTGGCGCCCTCGTGGCCGAACCGCTCTTCCTGCTCGCGGATTCGGCGATCGTTGGCCACCTTGGCGTGGCGCAGCTGGCGGGCGTTGGACTGGCAACGGCTGTGCTGCACACCGCCGTCGGCCTGATGGTTTTCCTCGCCTACTCCACCACTCCCGCGGTGGCCCGCGCCGTGGGGGACGGGCAGCCGGGCAAGGCTATGGCGGCCGGGCGCGACGGCGTGTGGCTGGCCTTGCTGCTGGGCACGGTTCTGGCCGTGGCCGGATTCCTGGCAGCCGACCCGTTGATCGGCCTGCTGGGCGCTGACGGCGAGGTGCGTACTTTCGCCGTCGACTACCTTCGCTGGTCCATGCCCGGACTGGTGGCCATGCTGCTCATCTTCGCAGGCACCGGCCTTCTCCGTGGCCTCCAGGACACCCGGACGCCCCTGGTGGTGGCCACGGCCGGTTTTGCCCTGAACATTGTCCTGAACTTGTGGCTGGTTTACGGTCTGGGCTGGTCCGTCGCGGGCTCGGCCGCCGGCACCAGCGTGGCCCAATGGGCCATGGCCGCCGTCTACCTGGTGATGGTGAAGCGGAATGCGGCGGTCCACGGCGTGAGCCTGCTGCCCAGCTGGAGTGGTATCAGGAGCATGACGCGTGTTGGTTCATGGCTGATGCTGCGCACGCTCAGCCTGCGCATTGCAATCCTGGCCACCGTTCTTGTAGTCACCGCGCAGGGTGCCGTCAACCTCGCGGCACACCAGCTGGCCATGACCATCTTCTCCTTCCTGGCCTTCGCCCTGGACGCCCTCGCCATCGCTGCCCAAGCGCTGATCGGCAAGGAGCTGGGAGCCTCCAACCCGGGCAAGGCACGGCTGCTGACCAGGACCATGACCCGGTGGGGACTCGGTTTTGGAGTGGCCACCGGGGCGCTCCTGGCCGCTGCCGCCCCTTGGGCGGGCCCCCTTTTCACGTCCGATCCGGAGGTCCAGTCGGTCCTTGCCATTGCTTTGTGGGTCCTCGCCGCCGGCCAGCCCATCGCGGGATATGTCTTTGTGCTTGACGGGGTGCTGATCGGTGCCGGGGACGCGAAATACCTGGCGCTGGCCGGTGTGGTGAACCTGGCCGTGTACGTGCCGCTTCTGATTGCCGTGGCCCTGTCAAATGCCCTGGGGGCGCCGGGACTGGGCTGGCTGTGGGCCGCCTTCGCACTCGGTTACATGGCTGCCCGCGCCATCACTCTTGGCGTCCGTGCCCGTTCCGACCGTTGGATGGTGCTGGGTTCGCCCTAG
- a CDS encoding DoxX family protein, with protein sequence MNQSRLTTTAITALRIILGFLFAAHGWQKFNEWTIAGTQASFAKMGVPAAEAVAPAIAVLELAGGIALILGILTRVVAALLVLDMLGALFMVHASAGVFAANGGYELVLLLAAAAFALALTGAGRLSVDRALFGRSNSKLAALA encoded by the coding sequence ATGAACCAGTCAAGACTTACCACCACCGCCATCACCGCCCTCCGCATCATCCTGGGCTTCCTCTTCGCAGCGCACGGTTGGCAGAAGTTCAACGAGTGGACCATCGCGGGCACGCAGGCATCCTTTGCCAAAATGGGCGTTCCTGCAGCAGAAGCAGTGGCACCTGCCATTGCCGTGCTGGAACTGGCCGGAGGCATCGCCCTGATCCTCGGCATCCTCACCCGCGTGGTTGCAGCACTCCTGGTCCTGGACATGCTCGGCGCCCTGTTTATGGTGCACGCATCCGCCGGCGTTTTCGCCGCCAACGGCGGCTACGAACTGGTCCTGCTCCTCGCTGCGGCCGCGTTCGCCCTGGCACTGACCGGCGCAGGGCGTCTTTCGGTGGACCGCGCCCTCTTCGGCCGCAGCAACTCGAAGCTGGCCGCCCTGGCCTGA
- a CDS encoding rhamnogalacturonan lyase family protein gives MSVNKSPQVTPQPQQPPPHGERRIPAGAKAITAAVASAAIAFTGLPAVQADTALPPVGSGFKFDFGPGATADGYTSVAAGTQYSAATKFGFTDTAVTSGADRGTGDPLRSDFVQAQGSTFLVDLPNGDYTVKLIAGDATEATNIAITAETMAKVQATDKTAGQYLEMEFPISLVDGQLNLDFSGTAAKINALIISARAPRTATTDPGVYLAGDSTVQTYDPGFVPQAGWGQMIDRYFDEKISFKNHAIGGRSSKNFITQGRLDEILRVINPGDYLMVQFGHNDATIGVDDRYASPADYKEYLRTYVNGARQRGATPVLVTPVGRRDYDEATGKFNVSFPEYVAKVQELAAEENVALVDLSASSRAYYDAIGPEDTKSVFLHVDAGVYPNRPAGTVDNTHFQEYGAIQIARLVADGVKQLSLPLAARAKDIAPPSSVPAKPQGLVAGSVSNAGALLKWQPVDGADIYKVYRKPASEADSAYKLTTTSTIPSATLSGLAEGTAYNVRVAAMNGKGLSEPSDALNLTTKQAKYKFDLGPVGAPVEAGYTEVNRTMAYTPERGFGFKDTSVLSDRDRGAVTSNLLRDFVLSSSSFEFKLDVPNGTYALKTYHSDWIGSTRTDVAAEGTPFGQVSSSKASSATKIINQVLVSDGQLNLTVSGSGQRLNGLEVTPLLVGPTNLHMAALDAASEPPTVDLAWDAVADAASYKVFRQASFEAEPRLIAENVTAASFQDATAFAGLKYKYFVTALDSTGLESVPSNTLETALVDPNTPVPAATVKVDVKAVEKTSVTLKWQKVSGAAAYQVYRSTSPDGPFEYVGRATEVNYTDYTVLTTIKYYYRVTTVNKGGESAPSPVVGTEKVTVVNRQMEKLDRAPVALLTDEGVRVGWRMLGLDSEQIGFHVIRDGVQLTDEPIHNSTTFLDPDGTAASKYVVKAVGNGGDQLTAEFTPLAQDYLAIKLDKPADDYTKDGQPYSYSAGDSSVADLDGDGTYEVLQLWSPSNSKDNSQAGYTGTVYVDAYRMDGTKLWRINMGPNIRAGAHYTQLLAYDFDGDGKAEVAMKTADGTRDAAGTVIGNPSADYRNSSGYVLTGPEYLTVFHGASGTIMDTVAYDPPRGDVGAWGDTYGNRVDRFLGAVAYLDGEHPSMMFSRGYYTRAVLATYDLVGGQITKRWVFDSDIAGGQYRGQGNHNLSVVDVDADGKDEFVFGSMTIDDNGKPLYTTGLGHGDAIHTSDLDPSRPGLETFAAHEEMGSSGNKGATFRDARTGEVLWSIPAAKDTGRAAAGDIDPRFPGAEGWAIGGDAAWNSPVGELRSAKGQLIANNIPAANFLAWWDGDLLREIVDHDWNASANTGTPSIAKWNWETQASDRLLTATGAKSNNSTKGTPAVQADLLGDWREELAWPSADSTELRIYTTTAGTDVRLRTLMHDPAYRLSVARENVSYNQPPHPSFFIGEGMELPAQPDIVYTRAG, from the coding sequence ATGTCCGTGAACAAATCCCCGCAAGTGACCCCACAACCCCAGCAACCACCGCCACACGGGGAGCGCCGGATCCCTGCCGGCGCCAAAGCCATAACGGCCGCTGTGGCCTCAGCTGCCATCGCCTTTACCGGGCTCCCTGCCGTCCAGGCCGATACTGCCCTGCCGCCGGTGGGAAGCGGCTTCAAGTTCGATTTCGGCCCCGGCGCCACAGCGGACGGCTACACGTCTGTCGCCGCCGGCACGCAGTACTCGGCCGCCACGAAGTTCGGCTTCACCGACACAGCCGTCACCTCCGGTGCGGACCGCGGTACGGGCGATCCGCTGCGTTCGGACTTTGTCCAGGCCCAGGGCAGCACGTTCCTGGTGGACCTGCCCAACGGCGACTACACCGTCAAACTCATCGCCGGCGACGCCACCGAGGCAACGAACATCGCCATTACCGCCGAGACCATGGCGAAGGTCCAGGCCACGGACAAGACCGCCGGGCAGTACCTGGAAATGGAGTTCCCCATATCGCTGGTAGACGGCCAGCTCAACCTCGATTTCAGCGGCACCGCTGCCAAGATCAATGCGCTGATTATCTCCGCCCGGGCGCCCCGCACCGCCACCACGGACCCAGGCGTCTACCTCGCCGGCGATTCAACGGTGCAGACGTATGACCCCGGTTTCGTCCCCCAGGCCGGATGGGGCCAGATGATCGACCGTTACTTCGATGAGAAGATTTCTTTCAAGAACCACGCCATCGGCGGCCGCAGCTCCAAGAACTTCATCACCCAGGGCCGGCTGGACGAGATCCTGAGGGTCATCAACCCCGGTGATTACCTGATGGTGCAGTTCGGACACAACGACGCCACTATCGGCGTCGATGACCGCTACGCCTCCCCAGCCGACTACAAGGAATACCTGCGCACGTACGTCAACGGCGCGCGCCAGCGCGGCGCAACGCCCGTCCTGGTCACCCCCGTGGGACGCCGGGACTACGACGAAGCCACCGGCAAGTTCAACGTCAGCTTCCCTGAGTACGTGGCGAAGGTGCAGGAACTCGCCGCTGAGGAGAACGTCGCCCTGGTGGACCTCTCCGCCTCGAGCCGAGCCTACTACGACGCCATCGGCCCGGAGGACACCAAGTCCGTCTTCCTTCACGTTGACGCCGGCGTCTACCCCAACAGGCCTGCCGGCACGGTGGACAACACCCACTTCCAGGAATACGGCGCCATCCAGATCGCCCGCCTCGTGGCCGATGGAGTCAAGCAGCTCAGCCTTCCGTTGGCCGCCCGCGCCAAGGACATCGCACCGCCGTCATCCGTTCCCGCCAAGCCGCAAGGCCTCGTGGCCGGCAGCGTTTCCAACGCCGGAGCGCTCTTAAAGTGGCAGCCGGTGGACGGCGCCGACATCTACAAGGTGTACCGCAAACCGGCCTCCGAAGCGGACAGCGCCTACAAGCTCACCACCACCTCCACCATCCCAAGTGCCACCCTGTCCGGGCTGGCCGAAGGGACCGCGTACAACGTCCGGGTGGCCGCGATGAACGGCAAGGGCCTCTCCGAGCCCAGTGATGCCCTCAACCTGACCACCAAACAGGCAAAGTACAAGTTCGACTTAGGGCCCGTGGGAGCGCCGGTTGAGGCAGGCTACACCGAAGTCAACCGGACCATGGCCTACACCCCCGAGCGCGGCTTCGGCTTCAAGGACACCTCGGTGCTTAGCGATCGGGACCGCGGCGCAGTCACCAGCAACCTGCTGCGCGACTTCGTCCTCAGCAGCTCCAGCTTCGAGTTCAAGCTCGATGTCCCCAACGGCACCTACGCCCTGAAGACTTACCACAGCGACTGGATCGGCTCAACCCGCACCGACGTTGCTGCCGAAGGAACACCCTTCGGCCAGGTGTCCTCCAGCAAAGCGTCGTCAGCAACAAAAATCATCAACCAGGTCCTGGTGTCGGATGGACAGCTGAACCTCACCGTCAGCGGTTCCGGCCAGCGGCTCAACGGCCTGGAGGTCACCCCGCTGCTGGTGGGCCCCACCAACCTGCACATGGCTGCCCTTGACGCAGCTTCCGAACCACCCACCGTTGACCTTGCCTGGGACGCGGTGGCAGACGCGGCCAGCTACAAGGTGTTCCGCCAAGCATCGTTCGAAGCCGAACCCCGGCTGATCGCCGAAAACGTCACTGCCGCGTCGTTCCAGGACGCCACCGCCTTCGCGGGCCTGAAGTACAAGTACTTCGTCACCGCTCTGGACAGCACCGGACTGGAATCCGTCCCCTCCAACACGCTGGAAACGGCCCTGGTGGATCCCAACACCCCGGTCCCGGCGGCCACCGTCAAGGTGGACGTCAAGGCAGTGGAAAAGACCAGCGTCACGCTCAAGTGGCAGAAGGTTTCCGGCGCTGCCGCCTACCAGGTCTACCGGTCCACCTCCCCGGACGGCCCCTTTGAGTACGTGGGCCGCGCCACCGAGGTGAATTACACGGACTACACCGTGCTGACCACCATCAAGTACTACTACCGCGTCACCACCGTGAACAAGGGCGGCGAATCCGCCCCGTCCCCGGTAGTGGGAACCGAAAAGGTGACTGTGGTGAACCGGCAAATGGAGAAGCTGGACCGCGCCCCGGTTGCACTGCTGACCGACGAAGGCGTCCGCGTAGGCTGGCGGATGCTCGGCCTTGATTCGGAGCAGATCGGCTTCCATGTGATCCGCGACGGCGTCCAGCTCACCGATGAGCCGATCCACAACAGCACCACGTTCCTTGATCCGGACGGAACCGCGGCCTCGAAGTACGTGGTCAAGGCAGTGGGCAACGGCGGGGACCAGCTCACTGCGGAGTTCACGCCCCTCGCCCAGGATTACCTTGCCATCAAGCTCGACAAGCCTGCCGACGACTACACCAAGGACGGCCAGCCGTACAGCTACTCGGCGGGTGACTCCAGCGTCGCTGACCTGGACGGCGACGGCACGTACGAAGTCCTCCAGCTGTGGTCCCCGTCCAACTCCAAGGACAACTCGCAGGCAGGCTACACCGGCACCGTCTACGTGGATGCCTACAGGATGGACGGCACCAAGCTCTGGCGCATCAACATGGGCCCGAACATCCGCGCAGGCGCCCACTACACCCAGTTGCTCGCCTACGACTTCGACGGCGACGGCAAGGCGGAAGTTGCGATGAAGACGGCGGACGGCACGCGTGACGCCGCCGGCACCGTGATCGGCAACCCGAGCGCCGATTACCGCAACAGCAGCGGCTATGTGCTCACCGGGCCGGAATACTTGACGGTGTTCCACGGAGCCAGCGGCACGATCATGGACACCGTTGCCTACGATCCGCCCCGGGGTGATGTGGGGGCGTGGGGCGATACCTACGGCAACCGGGTGGACCGCTTCCTCGGTGCCGTGGCCTACCTGGACGGCGAACACCCGTCCATGATGTTCAGCCGCGGCTACTACACCCGCGCCGTGCTGGCCACCTACGACCTTGTGGGTGGCCAGATCACCAAGCGCTGGGTCTTCGATTCGGACATCGCGGGCGGGCAGTACCGGGGCCAGGGCAACCACAACCTCTCGGTGGTGGACGTGGACGCCGACGGAAAGGACGAGTTTGTTTTTGGTTCCATGACCATCGATGACAACGGCAAGCCGCTGTACACCACGGGCCTCGGCCACGGTGACGCCATCCACACCAGCGACCTTGACCCGTCCCGTCCGGGGCTCGAGACGTTCGCCGCCCACGAGGAAATGGGCTCGAGCGGCAACAAGGGTGCCACCTTCCGCGATGCACGTACCGGCGAAGTGCTGTGGAGCATCCCGGCCGCCAAGGACACCGGACGTGCTGCAGCGGGAGACATCGACCCCCGCTTCCCCGGTGCAGAGGGCTGGGCCATCGGCGGCGACGCCGCTTGGAACTCCCCTGTGGGTGAGCTGCGGTCAGCCAAGGGACAGTTGATCGCGAACAACATCCCGGCAGCCAACTTCCTTGCCTGGTGGGACGGCGACCTGCTGCGTGAAATCGTGGACCATGACTGGAATGCATCGGCCAACACGGGAACGCCGAGCATTGCTAAATGGAACTGGGAGACGCAGGCCAGCGACCGGCTGTTGACCGCCACCGGCGCGAAATCCAACAACAGCACCAAGGGCACGCCCGCCGTCCAGGCCGACCTCCTGGGTGACTGGCGCGAGGAGCTCGCCTGGCCTTCGGCCGACAGCACGGAGCTGCGGATCTACACCACCACCGCCGGCACCGACGTTCGGCTCCGCACGCTGATGCATGATCCGGCGTACCGACTCTCAGTTGCCCGGGAAAACGTCTCCTACAACCAGCCGCCGCACCCCAGCTTCTTCATTGGGGAGGGCATGGAACTTCCGGCCCAGCCGGATATCGTGTACACACGCGCCGGCTAG